A window of the Phragmites australis chromosome 20, lpPhrAust1.1, whole genome shotgun sequence genome harbors these coding sequences:
- the LOC133901969 gene encoding NEDD8-conjugating enzyme Ubc12-like, whose amino-acid sequence MINLFKIKGQKKEEAASAAGKAHVKKQSAGELRLHKDISELNLPKTTSISFPNGKDDLMNFEIIIRPDEGYYMGGTFVFTFQVSPSYPHEPPKVKCKTQVYHPNIDLEGNVCLNILREDWKPVLNINTVIYGLNLLFTQPNDEDPLNHEAAVVLRDNPKMFEANVKRAMAGGYVGQHYFPRCA is encoded by the exons ATGATTAATCTTTTCAAAATAAAGGgccaaaagaaagaagaggCAGCAAGTGCTGCTGGAAAAGCCCATGTCAAGAAGCAATCTGCTGGTGAGCTCCGTCTTCATAAAG ATATTAGTGAGCTCAACCTACCAAAGACCACATCAATTTCTTTTCCGAATGGCAAAGATGATCTGATGAATTTTGAGATCATCATCCGACCTGATGAAGGATATTACAT GGGAGGCACTTTCGTTTTCACCTTTCAAGTGTCCCCATCTTATCCTCATGAGCCTCCAAAGGTCAAGTGCAAGACCCAG GTGTACCATCCAAATATTGATCTGGAAGGAAATGTATGTCTGAACATTCTGCGTGAAGATTGGAAGCCTGTTCTCAACATCAATACTGTTATTTATGGCCTGAATCTTCTTTTTACG CAACCAAATGACGAGGATCCCTTGAACCATGAAGCAGCGGTTGTCCTTCGTGACAATCCAAAGATGTTTGAGGCTAATGTTAAAAGAGCAATGGCTGGAGGCTATGTAGGTCAACACTATTTCCCAAGATGTGCTTGA